In Halogeometricum sp. S1BR25-6, a single genomic region encodes these proteins:
- a CDS encoding DUF7410 domain-containing protein, which produces MRADVAPETAVPDGEDPPATCPYCGRPFRTTRLRALHVGEAHAVRRTDAEREAYESAVVAEEDDLFLYHLKVVAALGSVYAAFVILGIIGFSIAG; this is translated from the coding sequence ATGAGGGCGGACGTCGCCCCCGAGACGGCGGTTCCCGACGGTGAGGACCCCCCGGCGACGTGCCCGTACTGCGGCCGCCCGTTCCGAACGACGCGGCTCCGCGCCCTCCACGTCGGCGAGGCGCACGCGGTGCGGCGGACGGACGCCGAACGGGAGGCGTACGAGTCCGCGGTGGTGGCGGAGGAGGACGACCTCTTCCTCTATCACCTGAAGGTGGTCGCGGCGCTCGGGAGCGTCTACGCCGCGTTCGTCATCCTCGGCATCATCGGGTTCAGTATCGCCGGGTGA
- a CDS encoding GNAT family N-acetyltransferase: MRLRRLPAEEPAVRRYVEELWLPYHRELAATVADHALAEDVDVVDEEMSFRLDRLSSEGYRTWVAVDEPAEGRTGGDDPLTDPESALAGFVSADVERSPSVFDRPDRLVVGDIYVRAAFRGTGLAHRLVRRAARYGREAECGELALDVDADNERARSFYSSVCNWLLIRPHAVVRSSV, from the coding sequence GTGCGCCTCCGTCGTCTCCCCGCCGAGGAACCCGCCGTCCGTCGCTACGTCGAGGAGTTGTGGCTGCCGTACCACCGCGAACTGGCGGCGACAGTCGCCGACCACGCCCTCGCCGAGGACGTCGACGTCGTCGACGAGGAGATGTCGTTCCGCCTCGACCGCCTCTCCTCGGAGGGCTATCGAACGTGGGTGGCCGTCGACGAACCGGCGGAGGGACGGACGGGCGGCGACGACCCGCTGACCGACCCCGAGAGCGCGCTCGCCGGGTTCGTCTCGGCGGACGTCGAGCGGTCCCCGAGCGTCTTCGACCGGCCCGACAGGCTGGTCGTCGGGGATATCTACGTGCGCGCGGCGTTCCGGGGGACAGGGCTCGCACACCGACTGGTCCGCCGGGCCGCGCGCTACGGACGGGAGGCCGAGTGCGGCGAACTCGCCCTCGACGTGGACGCGGACAACGAACGGGCGCGCTCGTTCTATAGTAGCGTCTGCAACTGGTTACTCATCCGACCGCACGCTGTCGTGCGGTCGAGTGTGTGA
- a CDS encoding cytochrome C oxidase subunit IV family protein, whose product MNTKLYTAIYVVLFVSATVQVLVEFAGLAYWTAFALIMVLSAMKAVLVAAYFQHLRWEPRSLTYLIGIGLAAALALTFAASYSIL is encoded by the coding sequence ATGAACACTAAACTGTACACGGCAATCTACGTCGTACTGTTCGTCTCGGCGACGGTGCAAGTGCTGGTCGAGTTCGCCGGACTGGCCTACTGGACGGCGTTCGCGCTCATCATGGTGCTCTCGGCGATGAAGGCGGTGCTCGTCGCCGCCTACTTCCAGCACCTGCGGTGGGAACCCCGGTCGCTGACGTACCTCATCGGAATCGGCCTCGCGGCGGCGCTGGCGCTGACGTTCGCCGCGTCGTACTCCATCCTCTGA